A genome region from Brooklawnia propionicigenes includes the following:
- a CDS encoding NAD(P)-binding domain-containing protein, whose translation MLSSVVVIGAGQAGLSAAYHLLRRGFVSAVDFPQAGRSFVVLDHETGPGGAWRHRWESLTMATVNGIFDLPGLPSPPIDPDEPSSIAVPRYFAAFEDRFRPPILRPEMVDAVRPDDDDPDGDLVIDTDRGQWRSRIIINATGTWTNPVWPDIAGRATFAGRQLHTHDYTRAADFAGRRVAIVGGGISAIQHLAEISRVATTFWYTRRVPEFRDSFTPDEGGRQTIDQVRADVEAGRPTRSVVSYTGLPRNQYTREAHDRGVLRRRPLFTAVEPDGVREADGSFTPLDTIVWATGFRAALQHLEPMRLRNQLGAITMRGTQVAGEPRVHLIGYGTSQSTVGANRAGREAVAAIVRQSRF comes from the coding sequence ATGCTCTCGTCCGTGGTGGTCATCGGGGCAGGCCAGGCCGGTCTATCGGCTGCCTATCACCTGCTGCGGCGCGGTTTCGTGAGCGCTGTCGACTTCCCGCAGGCCGGCCGCAGCTTCGTCGTCCTCGACCATGAGACCGGTCCGGGTGGCGCCTGGCGGCACCGCTGGGAATCGTTGACCATGGCCACGGTCAACGGGATCTTCGATCTGCCCGGCCTGCCGAGCCCCCCGATCGACCCCGACGAGCCGAGCAGCATCGCCGTGCCCCGCTACTTCGCAGCGTTCGAAGACCGTTTCCGCCCGCCGATCCTGCGTCCCGAGATGGTCGACGCGGTCAGGCCGGACGACGACGACCCCGACGGCGACCTGGTCATCGACACCGACCGGGGTCAATGGCGGTCGCGGATCATCATCAACGCCACCGGCACCTGGACCAACCCGGTGTGGCCCGATATCGCCGGCCGCGCCACCTTCGCCGGCCGGCAGTTGCACACCCACGACTACACACGGGCTGCTGACTTCGCCGGACGCCGAGTCGCGATCGTCGGTGGCGGGATCTCGGCGATCCAGCATCTGGCGGAGATCTCGCGGGTGGCCACCACCTTCTGGTACACCCGGCGGGTACCTGAATTCCGCGACAGCTTCACCCCGGACGAGGGCGGACGGCAGACCATCGACCAGGTGCGGGCCGACGTCGAGGCGGGCCGCCCGACCCGAAGCGTGGTCTCCTATACCGGTCTGCCGCGGAACCAGTACACCCGCGAGGCGCACGACCGGGGCGTGCTCCGGCGCCGGCCGCTGTTCACCGCGGTGGAACCTGACGGAGTCCGGGAGGCCGATGGCAGCTTCACCCCGCTGGACACGATCGTCTGGGCGACCGGGTTTCGCGCCGCACTGCAGCATCTGGAGCCCATGCGGCTGCGCAACCAGCTGGGGGCCATCACGATGCGCGGCACCCAGGTGGCCGGCGAGCCACGCGTCCATCTGATCGGGTACGGCACCTCGCAGTCCACCGTCGGGGCCAATCGGGCCGGCCGCGAGGCTGTCGCTGCGATCGTCCGGCAGTCGCGGTTCTGA
- a CDS encoding cobyrinate a,c-diamide synthase — MVMTPYPRLLLAAPNSSSGKTTVSIGLMAALRARGLRVAPFKVGPDYIDPGYHTLATGLPGRNLDAWLCGTGRIAPLFAHGAAGADVSVVEGVMGLYDGRLGLTEGRSGFGSSAHIAELIDAPVVLVMDTSGVSRTLAATAYGLANHLQAPKVAGVILNKTGSPRAVDELRGALAEVGLPVLGAIPRSRDLVVPSRHLGLVPAAERDQAQAVIDAAAELVAAHVDLDEVLAVASAAAELDVTPWSAQAEISTVGGRPRIAVAAGRAFTFRYAETVELLRAAGCEVVEFDPMTSHRLPGGSHGLYLGGGFPEMYAEELAANRPLLAEVRAAVAAGMPTVAECAGLLYLCRTLDGTDMAGAVPLDARMSPKLTLGYRDLVAASRSVVTEPGERVHSHEFHRTITTSLRGTAGADVAPAWLVDAGPGRTEGLASASVLASYQHVHWAGYPQLAQRFAQACAAFGNAGRSWQAPVGPQRLPAPDLRHHGDAQLRPGLVDLAVNVRRAPEWLLTAVAARADQWTGYPESGAARQALAARYGLEAGQLLPTAGAADAFTLVARTFPGRKVVIVHPQFTEPEVAWRTAGHQVRRSMLRADEGFRLDADRIGADADLVVLGNPTNPTGVLHPAAEIGRLVRPGRIVVVDEAFMDFVPGEPESVLAGDLDGVLVTRSLTKLWGIAGLRAGFVAGDQTLIGELARHQEPWAVSTPALDAMVAIASGQADRVAARILDEVATERAFLVDALRAAGFPVAGEPRTPFVLVDVSGLGVSNPPEALAAQGFAVRRCDTFPGLGPGWIRVSVPSEPISTALIAALIRVRGD, encoded by the coding sequence ATGGTGATGACCCCCTATCCGCGCCTGCTGCTGGCCGCACCCAACTCGAGCTCGGGCAAGACCACCGTCAGCATCGGGCTGATGGCCGCACTGCGCGCCCGCGGGCTGCGGGTGGCGCCGTTCAAGGTCGGCCCCGACTACATCGATCCCGGCTATCACACGCTGGCCACCGGACTGCCCGGCCGCAACCTCGATGCCTGGTTGTGCGGCACCGGACGCATCGCACCGCTGTTCGCGCACGGCGCCGCGGGTGCCGATGTCTCGGTGGTCGAGGGGGTCATGGGGCTCTACGACGGGCGGCTGGGGCTCACCGAGGGCCGCAGCGGCTTCGGGTCGAGCGCCCACATCGCCGAGTTGATCGACGCCCCGGTGGTCTTGGTGATGGACACCAGCGGGGTCTCCCGCACGCTGGCCGCAACCGCCTATGGCCTGGCGAACCACCTGCAGGCGCCGAAGGTGGCCGGAGTCATCCTGAACAAGACGGGCTCGCCGAGGGCCGTGGACGAACTGCGGGGTGCGCTCGCGGAGGTGGGGCTGCCGGTGCTCGGCGCGATTCCGCGCAGCCGTGACCTGGTGGTGCCCTCGCGGCATCTGGGCCTGGTGCCCGCCGCCGAGCGCGATCAGGCCCAGGCGGTCATCGATGCCGCCGCCGAGTTGGTGGCCGCGCATGTCGATCTGGACGAGGTGCTGGCCGTGGCGTCCGCGGCGGCCGAGCTGGATGTCACGCCGTGGTCGGCGCAGGCCGAGATCAGCACCGTGGGCGGGCGTCCGCGGATCGCGGTGGCCGCCGGCCGGGCGTTCACCTTCCGTTACGCCGAGACGGTCGAGCTGCTGCGGGCCGCCGGCTGCGAGGTCGTCGAATTCGATCCGATGACCAGCCACCGCCTGCCGGGCGGCAGCCACGGGCTCTACCTGGGTGGCGGCTTTCCCGAGATGTATGCCGAGGAACTCGCCGCGAACCGCCCCCTGCTGGCCGAGGTCCGCGCGGCGGTCGCCGCGGGGATGCCGACCGTCGCCGAGTGCGCGGGATTGCTCTACCTGTGCCGCACCCTGGACGGCACCGACATGGCCGGCGCGGTCCCGCTGGACGCCCGGATGTCGCCGAAGCTCACGCTCGGCTACCGCGACCTGGTCGCCGCGTCCCGCTCGGTGGTCACCGAGCCGGGGGAGCGGGTGCATTCGCACGAGTTCCACCGGACGATCACCACCTCGCTGCGCGGCACGGCCGGTGCAGACGTGGCCCCGGCCTGGCTGGTCGATGCCGGGCCCGGGCGCACCGAGGGACTGGCGAGCGCGTCGGTGCTGGCGTCCTATCAGCACGTGCACTGGGCGGGATACCCGCAGCTGGCGCAGCGTTTCGCGCAGGCCTGCGCGGCCTTCGGCAACGCCGGGCGCAGCTGGCAGGCACCGGTCGGCCCGCAACGGCTGCCGGCGCCCGATCTGCGTCATCACGGGGACGCTCAACTGCGTCCGGGCCTGGTCGATCTGGCCGTCAATGTGCGGCGCGCTCCCGAATGGCTGCTCACCGCGGTGGCCGCCCGGGCAGACCAGTGGACCGGCTATCCCGAGTCGGGCGCCGCCCGTCAGGCGCTAGCCGCCCGGTACGGCCTGGAGGCCGGGCAGCTGCTGCCCACCGCCGGTGCTGCGGACGCCTTCACCCTTGTCGCGCGCACATTTCCGGGACGCAAGGTGGTGATCGTGCATCCGCAGTTCACCGAACCCGAGGTGGCCTGGCGGACCGCCGGCCATCAGGTGCGCCGGTCGATGCTGCGCGCCGACGAGGGTTTCCGGCTGGACGCCGACCGGATCGGTGCCGACGCGGATCTGGTCGTCCTCGGCAACCCGACGAACCCGACGGGGGTGCTGCATCCGGCCGCCGAGATCGGCAGGCTGGTGCGTCCGGGACGAATCGTCGTGGTCGACGAGGCCTTCATGGACTTTGTGCCCGGCGAGCCGGAGTCGGTCCTGGCCGGCGACCTGGACGGCGTGCTGGTCACCCGCTCACTGACCAAGTTGTGGGGGATCGCCGGGCTGCGGGCCGGATTCGTGGCCGGCGATCAAACCCTGATCGGCGAACTGGCCCGGCATCAGGAACCGTGGGCGGTCTCCACCCCCGCGCTGGACGCCATGGTCGCGATCGCGAGTGGCCAGGCCGACCGGGTGGCAGCCCGGATCCTCGATGAGGTCGCCACCGAACGGGCTTTCCTGGTGGACGCGTTGCGCGCCGCCGGGTTCCCAGTGGCAGGTGAGCCCCGGACACCGTTCGTCCTGGTGGATGTCAGCGGCCTGGGCGTCTCGAACCCTCCCGAAGCCCTCGCCGCCCAGGGCTTCGCGGTGCGTCGTTGCGATACCTTCCCGGGGCTGGGACCCGGCTGGATCCGCGTTTCGGTGCCCAGCGAACCGATCAGCACCGCGTTGATAGCGGCGCTGATCCGGGTGCGTGGTGATTGA
- the cobO gene encoding cob(I)yrinic acid a,c-diamide adenosyltransferase: protein MDLGEYSEVEAEPLTARALRLRPRLIVNTGDGKGKSTAAFGVGLRAWSQGWSIGVFQFIKTCGWPTGERLAFQALDDVHQRTGQGGRVEWLNFGEGRTATRAGAKADQRALAERGWQQVRERLLAETHDLLILDEFCHVLAKGWLDADEVVDTLLNRPGHQHVVITGRHAPDRLIAAADLVTDMRKIKHPFDAGEKGQAGIEW, encoded by the coding sequence GTGGATCTTGGCGAGTACTCCGAGGTGGAGGCCGAGCCCCTCACCGCCCGCGCGCTGCGGCTGAGGCCGCGGCTGATCGTCAACACCGGCGACGGCAAGGGGAAATCGACGGCCGCCTTCGGCGTCGGGCTGCGCGCCTGGTCACAGGGCTGGTCGATCGGGGTGTTCCAGTTCATCAAGACCTGCGGCTGGCCGACCGGTGAGCGGCTGGCCTTCCAGGCTCTCGATGACGTGCATCAGCGCACCGGCCAGGGCGGCCGGGTCGAGTGGCTGAACTTCGGCGAGGGGCGCACCGCCACCCGTGCCGGGGCGAAGGCCGATCAGCGGGCGCTGGCCGAGCGGGGCTGGCAGCAGGTCCGCGAGCGGCTGCTCGCCGAAACCCACGATCTGCTCATCCTCGACGAGTTCTGCCATGTGCTGGCCAAGGGCTGGCTGGACGCCGACGAGGTGGTCGACACGCTGCTGAATCGTCCGGGCCATCAACATGTGGTGATCACCGGACGCCATGCGCCGGACCGGCTGATCGCCGCCGCCGACCTGGTGACCGACATGCGCAAGATCAAGCATCCTTTCGATGCCGGTGAGAAGGGCCAGGCCGGAATCGAATGGTGA
- a CDS encoding cobalt-precorrin-6A reductase, whose protein sequence is MRVLLLGGTADGRELAAALESAGVAVLRSVAGRTAQARGEVGARVGGFGGVDGLVDYLRATEIDAVVDATHPFAARMTANAAQACAVTGVRLLRFTRPSWADHPLAAQWRWVPDHRAAAALAAQASGRVLLTVGRQPLAAYRGLPDVLARVAEWQGDPVPDGMRIVEARGPFGLDAELALLRNETITLLVSKDSGGADNAAKLEAAARLDVPVVMIERPPLPEGLQQAGSVADAVTWVGTLNH, encoded by the coding sequence GTGCGAGTCCTCTTGCTGGGTGGTACCGCCGACGGCCGGGAACTGGCCGCCGCGCTGGAATCCGCCGGGGTCGCTGTGCTGAGGTCGGTGGCCGGACGCACCGCGCAGGCGCGTGGCGAGGTGGGCGCCCGGGTCGGCGGCTTCGGTGGGGTTGACGGCTTGGTCGATTACCTGCGCGCTACTGAGATCGACGCAGTAGTGGACGCCACGCACCCGTTTGCGGCCCGGATGACCGCCAATGCGGCTCAAGCCTGCGCCGTGACCGGGGTGAGGCTGCTGCGATTCACCCGCCCCAGCTGGGCCGATCATCCGCTCGCCGCGCAGTGGCGCTGGGTGCCCGACCACCGTGCGGCGGCCGCGCTGGCCGCGCAGGCATCCGGCAGGGTGCTGCTGACGGTCGGTCGTCAGCCGCTGGCGGCCTACCGCGGTCTTCCCGACGTGCTGGCCAGAGTCGCCGAGTGGCAGGGCGACCCGGTGCCCGACGGCATGCGCATCGTTGAGGCCCGCGGCCCTTTCGGCCTGGACGCAGAACTCGCGCTGCTGCGCAACGAGACGATCACCCTGCTCGTCAGCAAGGACTCCGGCGGCGCGGACAACGCGGCCAAGCTGGAAGCCGCAGCCCGGCTGGACGTCCCGGTGGTGATGATCGAGCGTCCGCCGCTGCCCGAGGGCCTGCAGCAGGCCGGCAGTGTCGCCGATGCCGTGACCTGGGTGGGCACGCTGAACCACTGA
- the cobA gene encoding uroporphyrinogen-III C-methyltransferase — MNQLTPGTVVLVGGGPGDPDLITVGGLRAVQQADVIVYDRLAPLAVLDQARPDAEKIDVGKIPRGPQTSQEDINAILIEQARQGRRVVRLKGGDNFLFGRGGEEVIECALAGVPVQVIPGVSSAIAAPALAGIPVTHRGLSQGVTIVSGHVRPQDSRSELNWVALAQTNTTLVILMGVKYLPDIVAELVGAGLDAGTPAAIVMNAASDQMRVLRAPLGEIAEIAGREGVTPPAITIIGAVAALELAQPAQPEADRN, encoded by the coding sequence ATGAACCAGCTCACTCCCGGCACGGTCGTTCTGGTCGGCGGCGGTCCAGGTGACCCGGATCTCATCACCGTCGGGGGACTGCGCGCCGTGCAACAGGCCGATGTCATCGTCTACGACAGGCTGGCGCCACTTGCCGTGCTCGACCAGGCCCGCCCGGACGCCGAGAAGATCGACGTCGGCAAGATCCCGCGGGGCCCTCAGACGTCTCAGGAAGACATCAACGCGATCCTCATCGAACAGGCCAGGCAGGGACGCCGCGTGGTGCGGCTGAAGGGCGGCGACAACTTCCTGTTCGGTCGCGGCGGCGAGGAGGTCATCGAGTGTGCACTGGCCGGCGTGCCGGTGCAGGTGATTCCCGGCGTCAGCTCGGCGATCGCGGCTCCCGCTCTGGCGGGCATTCCGGTCACCCATCGCGGGCTGTCCCAGGGCGTCACCATCGTCAGCGGCCACGTCCGCCCGCAGGATTCGCGCAGCGAACTCAATTGGGTGGCGCTGGCCCAGACCAACACCACGCTGGTGATCCTGATGGGCGTCAAGTACCTTCCCGACATCGTTGCCGAACTCGTCGGTGCCGGCCTGGACGCCGGGACCCCTGCCGCGATCGTGATGAATGCGGCTTCGGATCAGATGCGGGTGCTGCGCGCTCCGCTGGGCGAGATCGCCGAGATCGCTGGTCGTGAAGGGGTCACCCCTCCGGCGATCACGATCATCGGTGCGGTCGCCGCGCTCGAACTGGCGCAGCCCGCCCAGCCGGAAGCGGATCGGAACTGA
- the cbiT gene encoding precorrin-6Y C5,15-methyltransferase (decarboxylating) subunit CbiT — protein MTDRTSELPTSDELATLGTTPGLPDEAFEHDGLITKRHVRASAFAFLRPAAGELLWDVGLGSGAMAIEWCRAAPGASAIGLERKAERAERARRNIERMVPGRVRIVIGEASRALAELPAPDAVFLGGGVTDGVLDDCWAALKPGGRIVAHGVTLDTETLLAGWYRAHGGSLSRLLVENVEQLGRFLSWTPARAVTQWACVKDR, from the coding sequence GTGACCGATCGCACATCCGAGCTTCCCACATCCGACGAGCTGGCGACTCTCGGCACGACACCCGGACTACCCGACGAGGCGTTCGAACACGACGGATTGATCACCAAGCGGCACGTGCGCGCCAGCGCCTTCGCATTCCTGCGCCCGGCGGCCGGCGAGCTGCTGTGGGACGTCGGTCTCGGTTCGGGCGCGATGGCCATCGAATGGTGCCGGGCCGCGCCGGGGGCGTCCGCGATCGGCCTGGAACGCAAGGCGGAGCGGGCCGAACGGGCCCGCCGCAACATTGAGCGCATGGTTCCCGGCCGCGTCCGGATCGTCATCGGGGAGGCCTCCCGGGCTCTGGCGGAACTGCCCGCGCCCGATGCGGTTTTCCTCGGCGGCGGGGTCACCGATGGCGTGCTCGATGATTGCTGGGCCGCGCTCAAGCCGGGTGGACGGATCGTTGCCCACGGTGTCACCCTGGACACCGAAACACTGCTCGCCGGGTGGTACCGGGCGCACGGCGGGTCGTTGAGCCGGCTGCTGGTCGAGAACGTCGAACAGCTCGGCCGGTTCCTGAGCTGGACGCCTGCCCGCGCGGTCACGCAGTGGGCCTGTGTGAAGGACCGATAG
- a CDS encoding energy-coupling factor ABC transporter ATP-binding protein, whose amino-acid sequence MILVARDVIASYPGAEPVLKRASCRLSPGIRLALLGANGSGKTTLLRCLSGAHKPDSGEIALAGRPLKHDRAGLREHRRRVQLVLQDPDDQLFSADVTQDVAFGPLNLGLTEDEARRRVAEALDLLGITHLADRPTHQLSYGERKRVTIAGAVAMRPDVLLLDEPTAGLDPSGVEETRSALARLTGQGTTIVLATHDVDFALSWADEAAVVAGGQVHQGPIAEVLADTDLVSRAHLRQPWQLQLAIALGLESRPRTMTEVLEAIGPSHRPTA is encoded by the coding sequence ATGATCCTCGTCGCGCGCGATGTCATCGCGTCCTATCCGGGGGCCGAACCGGTGCTGAAGCGGGCGAGCTGCCGGCTCTCTCCGGGGATCAGGCTGGCCCTGCTCGGCGCCAACGGCTCGGGCAAGACCACGCTGCTGCGCTGCCTGTCCGGTGCTCACAAGCCCGACTCGGGCGAGATCGCCCTGGCCGGCCGGCCGCTCAAACATGACAGGGCCGGCTTGCGGGAGCACCGCCGGCGCGTCCAATTGGTGCTGCAGGATCCCGACGACCAGCTCTTCTCGGCCGACGTCACCCAAGATGTCGCGTTCGGTCCGCTCAACCTGGGCCTGACCGAGGACGAAGCCCGCCGCCGTGTCGCTGAGGCACTCGACCTGCTGGGCATCACGCATCTGGCCGATCGTCCGACTCATCAGCTGTCCTACGGCGAACGCAAACGCGTCACGATCGCGGGAGCGGTCGCCATGCGTCCGGATGTTCTTCTGCTCGACGAACCCACGGCGGGTCTCGACCCGTCGGGTGTCGAAGAGACGCGCTCGGCGCTGGCGCGGCTCACCGGCCAGGGCACCACCATCGTCCTGGCCACCCACGACGTCGATTTCGCGCTGTCATGGGCGGATGAGGCGGCAGTGGTCGCCGGTGGTCAGGTGCACCAGGGCCCGATAGCCGAGGTGCTGGCCGATACCGATCTGGTGAGCCGGGCTCATCTGCGGCAGCCCTGGCAGTTGCAGCTGGCCATCGCACTGGGCCTGGAGTCCCGTCCCCGCACGATGACCGAGGTTCTCGAAGCTATCGGTCCTTCACACAGGCCCACTGCGTGA
- the cbiQ gene encoding cobalt ECF transporter T component CbiQ, with product MIALDDAAWGAPWRHIRVSEKLLLSMGLVLTALIAPAWPAAPLVALASVVATLGPARIPIRTLATGFAAPLVFILIGSISVAFIVGRAPAEAWFRFGPLSLTTASALNGLQLFARSTAGTLAILLLATTTPMVDLLGWARQRGVPGPLVEVASLIYRLLFVLLDTALAMHVAQVARLGDAPAGPKPFKRRMNTAANTMGTLLVRSWDRAARLTDGLAARGIDGDLITLPRRMPASPRFLAAVGALLGGIWLLTIGWTVLS from the coding sequence ATGATTGCCCTTGATGATGCCGCCTGGGGTGCGCCCTGGCGGCACATCAGGGTCAGTGAGAAGCTCCTGCTCAGCATGGGTCTGGTCCTCACTGCCCTGATCGCACCCGCCTGGCCGGCCGCGCCGCTGGTGGCGCTGGCCTCGGTCGTCGCGACGCTCGGCCCGGCACGCATTCCCATCCGGACGCTGGCCACCGGCTTCGCGGCACCCCTCGTCTTCATCCTGATCGGCTCGATCTCGGTCGCCTTCATCGTCGGCCGGGCGCCCGCCGAAGCCTGGTTCCGTTTCGGCCCGCTATCACTGACCACAGCGTCGGCTCTCAACGGGCTGCAACTGTTCGCCCGCTCGACGGCCGGCACCCTGGCAATCCTGCTGCTCGCCACCACCACACCGATGGTCGACCTGCTCGGCTGGGCCCGCCAGCGCGGCGTGCCGGGACCGCTGGTCGAGGTGGCGTCCCTCATCTACCGGCTGCTGTTCGTGCTGCTCGACACCGCACTGGCGATGCACGTCGCGCAGGTGGCGCGGCTCGGGGACGCGCCGGCCGGCCCGAAACCATTCAAACGGCGGATGAACACCGCGGCCAACACCATGGGCACCCTCCTGGTACGTTCCTGGGATCGCGCCGCCCGGCTGACCGACGGGCTGGCAGCCCGCGGCATCGACGGTGACCTCATCACCCTGCCGCGCCGGATGCCGGCATCGCCACGATTCCTGGCGGCCGTCGGCGCGTTGCTCGGCGGCATCTGGCTGCTCACCATCGGGTGGACGGTCTTGTCATGA
- a CDS encoding energy-coupling factor ABC transporter substrate-binding protein, which translates to MSKKNPWITFGLIAAIIAIFVLSFALAPKPGDGEEGFTGTDSVVTETLEQEGTEPWFQPIFEPGSGEIESGLFALQAALGAGIVGFALGNLRGRAKSREEFAAAGPAPVKPSGDAPVPATE; encoded by the coding sequence ATGTCTAAGAAGAATCCCTGGATCACCTTCGGCCTGATTGCCGCCATCATCGCGATCTTCGTGCTCTCGTTCGCGCTGGCTCCCAAGCCCGGTGACGGCGAAGAAGGCTTCACGGGCACCGACTCGGTCGTCACCGAGACCCTGGAACAAGAAGGCACCGAGCCCTGGTTCCAGCCGATCTTCGAGCCCGGCAGCGGTGAGATCGAGTCCGGGCTGTTCGCCCTGCAGGCCGCCCTGGGTGCCGGTATCGTCGGATTCGCCCTCGGAAACCTGCGTGGCCGCGCCAAGAGCAGGGAAGAGTTCGCTGCGGCCGGGCCCGCACCGGTCAAACCATCGGGGGACGCACCTGTCCCGGCTACCGAATAG
- a CDS encoding energy-coupling factor ABC transporter permease: MHIAEGFLPPLQCAAWYVAAAPFVIHGARCVIKEARESTENKMLLAVAGAFTFVLSAIKLPSVTGSSSHPTGTGVGAVLFRPPVMAFLGTVVLLFQALLLAHGGITTLGANVFSMAIAGPWIGYGAYRLLRRFGSSIAIFAAMFFADLSTYVVTSIQLAIAHPDPVSGFAGAAAKFLSVFAITQIPLAVAEGFVGVLLFRFLAGVVRPELERRGIIDPIAAPQAKAEETSNV; encoded by the coding sequence GTGCATATCGCCGAAGGATTCCTACCGCCACTTCAATGTGCTGCCTGGTATGTGGCAGCCGCTCCATTCGTCATCCACGGGGCCCGTTGCGTCATCAAGGAAGCTCGCGAATCCACCGAGAACAAAATGCTGCTGGCCGTCGCCGGAGCTTTCACCTTCGTGCTCTCGGCGATCAAGCTGCCGTCGGTGACCGGCAGCTCCTCGCACCCCACCGGCACCGGTGTCGGGGCGGTGCTGTTCAGACCACCGGTAATGGCCTTCCTGGGCACCGTGGTGCTGCTGTTCCAGGCGCTGCTGCTGGCCCACGGGGGAATCACCACATTGGGCGCGAACGTCTTCTCGATGGCGATCGCCGGTCCGTGGATCGGCTACGGAGCCTATCGGCTGCTGCGCAGATTCGGATCGTCGATAGCGATCTTCGCGGCGATGTTCTTCGCCGATCTCAGCACCTACGTCGTCACCTCGATCCAATTGGCCATCGCGCATCCCGACCCGGTGTCCGGCTTCGCCGGAGCCGCAGCCAAGTTCCTGAGCGTCTTCGCCATCACCCAGATTCCGCTGGCCGTGGCCGAAGGCTTCGTCGGGGTGCTGCTCTTCCGCTTCCTGGCCGGAGTCGTGCGTCCCGAACTGGAACGCCGCGGCATCATCGACCCGATAGCTGCTCCCCAGGCGAAAGCTGAGGAGACCAGCAATGTCTAA
- a CDS encoding precorrin-8X methylmutase: MDVTYDYLTDAAEIYAESFSTIRREADLSRFPDDVANVVVRMIHAAAQTDLPADIAFTEGVVASTREALWNGAPVFCDSTMVATGIIRSRLPNSNEVICHLGDPRLAEMAAELHTTKTAAAVDLWLPRLQGAVVAIGNAPTALFRLLEVVRDTGVKPAGVIGIPVGFVGAAESKQALVDNPFGLEYLALLGRRGGSAVTVAAVNAIASTDERTNQVRA; encoded by the coding sequence GTGGACGTGACATACGACTACCTCACTGATGCGGCCGAGATCTACGCCGAATCGTTTTCAACCATTCGTCGCGAGGCTGATCTGTCGCGTTTCCCCGATGACGTCGCCAACGTTGTCGTGCGGATGATCCACGCCGCCGCCCAGACCGACCTGCCCGCCGACATCGCGTTCACCGAGGGTGTGGTGGCGAGCACGCGTGAAGCCTTGTGGAACGGTGCCCCGGTCTTCTGCGATTCCACCATGGTGGCCACCGGGATCATCCGTTCCCGGCTGCCGAACAGCAACGAGGTGATCTGCCATCTGGGCGACCCACGGCTGGCCGAGATGGCTGCCGAACTGCACACCACCAAGACCGCGGCCGCGGTCGACCTGTGGCTGCCCCGCCTGCAGGGCGCGGTGGTGGCCATCGGCAATGCGCCGACGGCGTTGTTCCGGCTGCTCGAAGTGGTGCGGGACACGGGAGTCAAGCCGGCAGGTGTGATCGGTATCCCGGTAGGTTTCGTGGGTGCGGCCGAGTCGAAGCAGGCGCTGGTCGACAATCCGTTCGGGCTGGAGTATCTGGCGCTGCTGGGACGCCGCGGCGGCTCCGCCGTGACGGTGGCCGCGGTGAATGCGATCGCCAGCACCGACGAGCGCACGAACCAGGTGCGCGCCTAG